From one Asterias amurensis chromosome 10, ASM3211899v1 genomic stretch:
- the LOC139943256 gene encoding ficolin-2-like produces MGMLIRSLLVVLIVKAQVELQVEATRHQRTVSCNVDTNSKVDELRLIVENYLVILEDELKNTQDKVKELKVIMTDNHETVSLELEDTRRTMAAISTNQETATSEQEETRRMVSELQAAISTNQETATSEQEETRRMVSELQTAVSTNQQMVTVALRNTTLQLKDTRREMGVIGRQVEELQESVSRLKKIHGVSDCSDVLARGEACSDVYAVKPDCGAPFDVYCDMETDGGGWTVFQRRQDGSVDFYLDFANYSRGFGNLEGEFWLGNDNLHRLTAQGEYELRVDLTSLDDVTGFAFYRSFSIADVSDNYTLTVGSYNGTAGNALAVHNNQAFTTKDRNNDAVSSSNCAQHFHGAWWYRSCYNSNLNGKYFNEVTTNTKGIKWYGFSDYRSLKTTEMKIRRKV; encoded by the exons ATGGGAATGTTAATACGTTCGCTCTTGGTTGTTTTGATCGTGAAAGCTCAAGTTGAACTACAAGTTGAAGCTACCAGACATCAGAGAACGGTTTCATGTAATGTAGATACAAATAGTAAGGTAGACGAGTTAAGGCTTATTGTAGAAAACTACCTAGTCATTCTTGAAGATGAACTCAAAAACACACAAGACAAGGTGAAAGAGCTCAAAGTAATAATGACTGATAATCATGAAACTGTTTCATTGGAGCTGGAGGACACAAGACGTACGATGGCTGCaatatcaaccaaccaagaaacagccacctctgagcaagaggaaacacgtcgaatggttagtgagttgcaggctgcaatatcaaccaaccaagaaacagccacctctgagcaagaggaaacacgtcgaatggttagtgagttgcagaCTGCAGTTTCGACCAACCAACAAATGGTAACTGTCGCACTAAGAAACACAACACTTCAGTTAAAAGACACAAGACGTGAAATGGGAGTCATTGGGCGTCAGGTGGAAGAGCTCCAGGAGTCAGTATCTAGGTTGAAGAAGATCCATG GAGTCAGCGATTGTTCCGACGTGCTCGCAAGAGGTGAGGCATGCAGCGACGTTTACGCCGTAAAGCCGGACTGTGGTGCGCCATTCGATGtgtactgtgatatggagacgGACGGCGGAGGCTGGACG GTTTTCCAGCGGCGTCAGGACGGCAGTGTAGATTTCTATTTGGACTTTGCCAACTACAGCCGGGGCTTTGGGAATCTAGAGGGAGAGTTTTGGCTCGGTAACGACAACTTGCACCGTCTGACTGCTCAGGGCGAGTACGAACTCCGCGTAGACCTCACAAGCTTAGACGACGTTACCGGCTTTGCCTTTTATCGCTCGTTCAGCATCGCCGATGTGAGCGATAACTACACGCTGACTGTAGGAAGTTACAATGGAACCGCAG GAAACGCGTTAGCCGTCCACAATAACCAGGCCTTTACGACCAAAGACCGAAACAACGATGCCGTGAGTAGTAGTAACTGTGCTCAGCATTTCCACGGAGCCTGGTGGTACCGTTCCTGCTACAACTCCAATTTGAACGGGAAATACTTCAATGAGGTCACTACGAACACAAAAGGAATTAAGTGGTATGGCTTTTCGGATTACCGCTCACTCAAAActactgagatgaaaattagaaGGAAAGTTTAG